One Sulfurimonas sp. DNA segment encodes these proteins:
- a CDS encoding molybdopterin-binding protein — MSSIIAKVSSIENCDSLHIVKFECNSQTLSMMSLDIDSRIKTGTKVRLVVKPSHVAIAKNFSGEVSYSNILKVKVMSCENGQLLSSVKLKYFDTTLESIITVTSSKRLDLKEGDEVLAFIKASELSIGEILDV; from the coding sequence ATGAGTTCAATAATAGCTAAAGTTAGCTCTATAGAGAATTGTGACAGCTTGCATATAGTAAAGTTTGAGTGTAATTCCCAAACTTTATCTATGATGAGTTTAGATATCGATTCTCGTATTAAAACAGGTACCAAAGTAAGACTCGTTGTAAAACCATCACATGTAGCTATAGCAAAAAACTTCAGCGGAGAAGTCAGTTACTCTAATATTTTAAAAGTAAAAGTAATGTCTTGCGAAAACGGACAACTCTTAAGTAGTGTAAAATTAAAATACTTTGATACTACTTTGGAGTCTATAATAACCGTGACTTCATCTAAAAGGCTTGATCTAAAAGAGGGTGATGAAGTATTGGCTTTTATAAAAGCAAGCGAACTTTCAATAGGTGAGATTTTAGATGTTTGA
- the modA gene encoding molybdate ABC transporter substrate-binding protein, with translation MLKLLLGSLLLGTLLQAGSINIAVAANVSYAMEDLKYEFNKLYPNTNIKVTLGSSGKLTAQIKNGAPYELFMAANMKYPEALYKDSIAVTKPVIYAQGSLAYLSSKKLDFSKGIKIVEDSKISKIAIANPKTAPYGKAAIEALKNGGIYEKVSKKFIYAESISQTVAYAVTAADLGFIAKSSLYSPKMKKYKKGVNWEAVDIKLYTPINQGIVILKNAQNNKEVKAFYDFMLSKKAKDILESYGYLIP, from the coding sequence ATGTTAAAGTTATTACTTGGAAGTTTGTTACTTGGAACTTTATTACAAGCAGGGAGTATAAACATTGCTGTAGCTGCAAATGTTAGCTACGCAATGGAGGATCTCAAATATGAGTTTAATAAACTATATCCTAATACTAATATAAAAGTTACACTTGGCAGTAGCGGTAAGCTGACTGCCCAGATTAAAAATGGTGCACCGTATGAGCTTTTTATGGCTGCTAATATGAAATATCCTGAAGCTCTTTATAAAGATTCTATTGCCGTTACAAAACCTGTTATATACGCACAGGGTTCATTAGCATATCTAAGTAGTAAAAAACTAGACTTCTCAAAAGGGATTAAAATTGTAGAAGATTCAAAAATTTCTAAAATAGCCATAGCTAATCCTAAAACTGCACCTTATGGTAAAGCTGCTATTGAAGCTTTAAAAAATGGAGGTATATATGAAAAGGTTAGTAAAAAATTCATATATGCCGAATCTATATCTCAGACAGTTGCTTATGCAGTTACTGCAGCTGATTTAGGTTTTATTGCAAAGTCTTCACTGTACTCACCTAAGATGAAAAAATATAAAAAAGGTGTTAATTGGGAAGCGGTAGACATAAAACTGTATACGCCTATTAACCAAGGTATAGTTATACTTAAAAATGCACAAAACAATAAAGAAGTAAAGGCATTTTATGACTTTATGCTTAGCAAAAAGGCTAAAGATATTTTAGAAAGTTACGGATATTTAATACCATGA
- the nifD gene encoding nitrogenase molybdenum-iron protein alpha chain, producing the protein MGPETLEALQKEAIEEVLEVYPAKAAKNRAKHLGVDSPEGVKGACDKTRSNKQTVPGVMSQRGCAYAGSKGVVWGPIKDMIHISHGPIGCGQYSRGGRRNYYIGTTGVDTFVTMNFSTDFTEKDIVFGGDTKLKKALTEIDELFPLNNGISIQSECPIGLIGDDIQAVAKVHKKESSKPTIAVSCEGFRGVSQSLGHHLANDAIRDEVMTDTSARSEFESTDYDVAIIGDYNIGGDAWATRILLEEIGLRVIAQWSGDATYKEMAIAPKAKLNLLHCYRSMNYISRHMEQEFNIPWMEYNFFGPSKTTESLRKIAEFFGKDIQDKAEAVIAKYTAMTDAVIAKYKPVLEGKKVMLYVGGLRPRHVIGAYEDLGMEVIGTGYEFAHGDDYKRTKEDIERSTLIYDDVNEYELEKFVHKLKPDLVAAGVKEKYVFQKMGLPFRQMHSWDYSGPYHGYDAFAVFAKDMDLAMNSPVWNHTKAPWEKEEVGA; encoded by the coding sequence ATGGGTCCAGAAACATTAGAAGCTTTACAGAAAGAAGCTATCGAAGAAGTTTTAGAGGTTTATCCAGCTAAAGCTGCGAAAAACAGAGCAAAACACTTAGGTGTAGATTCACCAGAAGGTGTTAAAGGTGCTTGTGACAAAACAAGAAGTAACAAGCAAACTGTACCAGGTGTTATGAGTCAACGTGGTTGTGCATATGCAGGTTCTAAGGGTGTTGTTTGGGGACCGATCAAAGATATGATTCATATCTCTCACGGACCGATCGGTTGTGGTCAGTACTCACGTGGTGGTCGTCGTAACTACTATATCGGTACTACTGGTGTTGATACATTCGTAACTATGAACTTTTCAACTGACTTTACTGAAAAAGATATCGTTTTCGGTGGTGATACTAAACTTAAAAAAGCTCTTACAGAGATTGATGAGTTATTCCCATTAAACAATGGTATTTCTATCCAGTCTGAGTGTCCAATCGGTCTAATCGGTGATGATATTCAAGCTGTTGCGAAAGTACACAAAAAAGAAAGTTCTAAACCAACTATCGCTGTATCTTGTGAAGGTTTCCGTGGTGTTTCTCAATCACTTGGTCACCACCTTGCAAATGATGCGATTCGTGATGAAGTTATGACTGATACTTCTGCTAGAAGTGAGTTTGAATCTACTGATTATGATGTAGCTATCATTGGTGACTACAATATCGGTGGTGATGCTTGGGCAACTCGTATTCTTTTAGAAGAAATCGGTTTAAGAGTTATTGCACAATGGTCAGGTGATGCTACTTATAAAGAGATGGCAATCGCTCCAAAAGCAAAACTTAACTTATTACACTGTTACCGTTCAATGAACTACATTTCACGTCACATGGAACAAGAGTTCAACATTCCTTGGATGGAATATAACTTCTTTGGACCAAGTAAAACTACTGAGTCTTTAAGAAAAATTGCTGAATTCTTCGGTAAAGATATCCAAGATAAAGCAGAAGCTGTAATCGCTAAATATACTGCTATGACTGACGCTGTTATCGCTAAGTACAAACCAGTACTTGAAGGTAAAAAAGTAATGTTATACGTTGGTGGTTTACGTCCTCGTCACGTAATCGGTGCTTACGAAGATCTAGGTATGGAAGTTATCGGTACTGGTTATGAGTTCGCTCACGGTGATGACTATAAACGTACTAAAGAAGATATCGAACGTTCAACTCTAATTTACGATGACGTAAATGAGTATGAATTAGAAAAATTCGTACACAAACTAAAACCAGATTTAGTTGCTGCTGGTGTTAAAGAGAAATATGTATTCCAAAAAATGGGTCTTCCATTTAGACAAATGCACTCATGGGATTACTCTGGTCCATACCACGGGTATGACGCATTCGCAGTATTCGCAAAAGATATGGATTTAGCTATGAACTCTCCAGTTTGGAATCATACTAAAGCACCATGGGAAAAAGAAGAGGTAGGAGCTTAA
- the nifK gene encoding nitrogenase molybdenum-iron protein subunit beta, whose protein sequence is MQDVDKIVNGQKLFLKEEYQEVLANKKQFESSMGSINPAKVDEVQEWTKSWDYREKNLAREAITVNPAKACQPLGAIMAALGFENTMPYVHGSHGCVAYFRSYFTRHFKEPTPCVSDSMSESAAVFGGLSNMKDGLRNCNAMYKPDHIAVSTTCMAEVIGDDLNAFVVGAREDAEGELDNLPITYAHTPSFVGSHITGYDNMMKAMLEQLNPARSEKVVEEGRINIIPGFEPYLGSLAEVKEICAEFSDKIVMIGDHEAQWNTGAGEYQLYAGGTPLEVAKTAINAETTISLQKYSTVQTAKTIKNKWKQGYATCNPIGLAGTDEFVMKLAELTGKEVSDKLKSERAQLVDAMQDSYPYMHGKKVAIYGDPDFLLGMVSFLVEMGAIPTHVLCNNAPRKGWEEDMQAIIDKSQWAKDCQIWAGKDLWHLRSLLFTEPVDFMIGNVYGKELYRDTKTPLIRIGFPIFDRHHLHRYSMSGYKGALNLLTWITNGILDQLDEETKDIGETDYFFDAVR, encoded by the coding sequence ATGCAAGACGTAGATAAAATTGTTAATGGTCAGAAACTATTCTTAAAAGAAGAGTATCAAGAAGTATTAGCTAACAAAAAACAATTTGAAAGTAGTATGGGTTCTATCAATCCTGCTAAAGTTGATGAAGTTCAAGAGTGGACTAAATCATGGGATTATAGAGAGAAAAACCTTGCTCGTGAAGCTATTACAGTTAACCCTGCTAAAGCTTGTCAACCACTAGGTGCTATCATGGCAGCTCTTGGTTTTGAGAACACTATGCCATATGTACATGGTTCTCACGGTTGTGTTGCATATTTCAGAAGTTACTTTACTCGTCACTTCAAAGAGCCGACTCCATGTGTATCTGATTCAATGTCAGAGTCTGCAGCGGTTTTTGGTGGTCTTTCAAATATGAAAGATGGTTTACGTAACTGTAACGCTATGTATAAGCCAGATCACATTGCTGTTTCTACTACTTGTATGGCAGAAGTTATCGGTGATGACTTAAATGCTTTCGTTGTAGGTGCTAGAGAAGATGCTGAAGGTGAGTTAGATAACTTACCAATTACATATGCTCACACTCCATCATTCGTAGGTAGCCACATTACTGGTTACGATAACATGATGAAAGCTATGTTAGAGCAACTTAACCCAGCAAGAAGCGAAAAAGTTGTTGAAGAAGGTCGTATCAATATTATCCCTGGTTTCGAACCGTACTTAGGTTCTTTAGCAGAGGTTAAAGAGATCTGTGCTGAATTCAGTGACAAAATCGTAATGATCGGTGACCACGAAGCACAATGGAATACTGGTGCTGGTGAATACCAATTATACGCTGGTGGTACTCCATTAGAAGTAGCTAAAACTGCAATCAATGCTGAAACTACTATCTCTTTACAAAAATATTCTACAGTGCAAACTGCTAAGACTATTAAAAATAAATGGAAACAAGGTTATGCAACTTGTAACCCAATCGGTTTAGCTGGTACTGACGAATTCGTTATGAAATTAGCTGAATTAACTGGTAAAGAAGTTTCTGACAAATTAAAATCTGAGCGTGCTCAACTTGTTGATGCTATGCAAGATTCTTATCCGTATATGCACGGTAAAAAAGTAGCTATCTATGGTGATCCTGATTTCCTACTAGGTATGGTTTCATTCTTAGTTGAAATGGGTGCTATTCCAACTCACGTATTATGTAATAATGCGCCAAGAAAAGGTTGGGAAGAAGATATGCAAGCTATCATTGATAAATCTCAATGGGCTAAAGATTGTCAAATTTGGGCTGGTAAAGATTTATGGCACTTAAGAAGTTTACTGTTCACTGAGCCTGTAGACTTCATGATTGGTAACGTATATGGTAAAGAGCTTTACCGTGATACTAAAACGCCATTAATAAGAATTGGTTTCCCTATCTTTGATAGACACCACCTACATAGATATTCTATGAGTGGTTATAAAGGTGCACTTAACCTTTTAACTTGGATTACTAACGGTATCCTTGATCAACTTGATGAAGAAACTAAAGATATCGGAGAAACAGATTATTTCTTCGATGCTGTAAGATAA
- a CDS encoding TOBE domain-containing protein, with amino-acid sequence MEFASSLTLFNSDVPFLLEKRIALLKAIDTAGSISKAAKMVPMSYKAAWDAIDAINNLCPHAVVSKETGGKGGGGAKITPYGHNLINTYTLLQEEHKKFLQTLSKNTDFDKGTLKSLQRFSMNISARNKIHGKIEFIESGKVNAQVYVKLKSGYTIVSVITNSAVKELELKVGDDVSAIFKSSSVILSTDNALSISARNKFKGKIDTIDIGEVNSEVVVDIGNDDKLVAVITSSSVEALDIKIGREVSLIIKSSDIMIGK; translated from the coding sequence ATGGAATTTGCTTCGTCTCTAACACTTTTTAATTCAGATGTACCTTTTTTACTTGAAAAAAGGATAGCTTTACTAAAAGCAATTGATACAGCAGGATCAATAAGCAAAGCTGCAAAAATGGTACCTATGAGTTACAAAGCTGCCTGGGATGCGATAGATGCAATTAACAACCTTTGTCCACATGCCGTTGTAAGTAAAGAGACAGGCGGAAAAGGCGGTGGTGGTGCTAAGATAACTCCTTATGGGCACAATCTTATCAACACATATACTTTGTTACAAGAAGAACATAAAAAATTTTTACAAACATTATCTAAAAATACAGATTTTGATAAGGGTACTTTAAAATCATTACAAAGGTTTTCTATGAATATAAGTGCGAGAAACAAGATACACGGTAAGATCGAATTTATTGAGAGCGGAAAAGTAAATGCACAGGTTTATGTAAAGCTAAAAAGCGGTTACACAATAGTTTCAGTTATTACTAATTCTGCGGTTAAAGAGTTAGAGCTTAAAGTAGGCGATGACGTAAGTGCTATTTTTAAATCAAGCTCTGTAATACTTAGTACAGATAATGCACTCTCAATCAGTGCCAGAAACAAGTTTAAAGGTAAGATCGACACTATAGATATTGGTGAAGTTAACAGTGAAGTTGTAGTAGATATTGGAAACGATGACAAGCTTGTTGCGGTTATAACTAGCTCATCTGTTGAAGCATTAGATATAAAAATAGGCAGGGAAGTTAGTCTGATCATTAAATCTTCTGACATAATGATCGGTAAGTAG
- the nifH gene encoding nitrogenase iron protein, translating to MAELRQIAFYGKGGIGKSTTSQNTLAAMCHYYGQKILIVGCDPKADSTRLVLHEKAQSTIMQLASEAGTVEDLELEDVCKPGADEFHPDNTEITEGYIMCTESGGPEPGVGCAGRGVITAINFLEEEGAYDDELDFVSYDVLGDVVCGGFAMPIREGKAQEIYIVMSGEMMAMYAANNISKGILKYANTGGVRLAGLVCNARMTDKEYDLAKNLATQIGTQMIHFVPRSNHVQRAELRRMTVVEFSPNSDQAMEYKELARKIIENDLKVIPTPLEMDDLENLLMEFGLDEEVEEGAIGQKEA from the coding sequence ATGGCTGAATTAAGACAAATCGCATTTTACGGAAAAGGTGGGATTGGTAAATCTACTACATCTCAAAATACATTAGCGGCAATGTGTCACTACTACGGACAAAAAATATTAATTGTTGGTTGTGACCCTAAAGCGGATTCAACAAGACTTGTTTTACACGAAAAAGCTCAATCAACTATTATGCAACTTGCTTCTGAAGCTGGTACAGTTGAAGATCTAGAATTAGAAGATGTATGTAAACCAGGTGCGGATGAGTTCCACCCAGATAATACAGAAATTACTGAGGGTTATATCATGTGTACAGAGTCTGGTGGTCCAGAGCCAGGTGTTGGTTGTGCAGGTCGTGGTGTTATTACAGCTATTAACTTCCTAGAAGAAGAAGGTGCTTATGATGACGAGTTAGATTTCGTATCTTATGACGTTCTTGGTGACGTTGTTTGTGGTGGATTCGCTATGCCAATTCGTGAAGGTAAAGCTCAAGAAATTTACATCGTAATGTCAGGTGAAATGATGGCTATGTATGCAGCTAACAACATTTCAAAAGGTATTCTTAAATATGCTAACACTGGTGGTGTTCGTCTTGCTGGTCTAGTATGTAACGCTCGTATGACAGATAAAGAGTATGATCTTGCTAAAAACTTAGCAACTCAAATCGGTACTCAAATGATTCACTTCGTACCACGTTCTAACCACGTTCAACGTGCTGAGTTACGTCGTATGACAGTTGTTGAGTTCTCTCCAAATTCAGATCAAGCTATGGAATATAAAGAATTAGCTCGTAAAATTATAGAGAATGACCTTAAAGTTATCCCAACTCCACTAGAGATGGATGATCTTGAAAACCTATTAATGGAATTCGGTCTTGACGAAGAAGTTGAAGAAGGTGCAATTGGTCAAAAAGAAGCGTAA